AGAATTTAATagcatttgaattttatgaccaattacaaaatgctgtttttttttattggttgaattattctcatttaatgatatttgtatataaccaatgtaaattttataaaaattagtatttttttaatctatgtgcTAAAACCTTAGACATTGCTTATAGTGATACAGATGGAGTAATATTTTGACAATTTTGGCtctattttcaataaatttaagattttttttcctggtcaaatatatatttaagatttgtATCTATCCAAAAGATTACCAACTTATTCTGGATGGGAAATATCACTGTAATTACCAAAACCAGAGGGGTCAAGTCTTTATGACGAAAAAGGAAAGGAAATAACTTAAAGGggaagaaatattttttttttttttaaagtgtaataaaagataaaagaaaaaaagaagaggagaggACGCTCGTGGATCTATTTGAATCACTCGAAAGGTTGCAGAGACACaaaaacccttttttttttctcctcaCCTCTTCGAAAAACCCTTCTCTCCTTTTGCTTGGCGGCTGCGTCCACACATCTCACCACACctctctcctccttctcctctcccTAAACCCTAGATTCGATCTGGGTTTCTCTGATTCCATCTAGGGTTTCTATCtatcctctctctctcggtCGCATCCCGCGAAGAATCTATCAATTCGAATCTGTCAAATCATGGCTACCGTTGCTTCTTCACCTGCTGATCGTATCCTTTTTTGCTTACAGTCTCTCGATCTGTTTCTCTTAAATTGGATCTCGATTTGAGTTTTtcgttttctctctctcactctctcagTGCCGTGAttggtttcgttttttttttttttcagatttacgttgatttagggtttagggtttctcttTGAGCAGAGCAATTGATGAAAATCGATTGAAAGATGTTTGCTTTTTCACTATTCTAATCGTTTTGGTCTTTGTTTCCTTGACTcacattgtttttttgttttaagaatCTGCGGATATGTTGCAGAAACTTACTTTGGATTCACAACCCAAAGGTTCGGAGATTCCCGAGCCTAAGAAGGTGTGTGTGAAGTGTGAAGCTTGCTTTGGTCTTACCTTTAcactcttttttgttttgttaacaGGCTgatttgtttgtgtgtgtgtgtgtgcaggCTGCTGTTTACCAGTATGGAGGTGTGGATGTACATGGTCAACAAGTCCCTTCCTATGACCGATCATTGACACCACTGCTCCCCAGTGACGCCGCGGATCCTTCGGTTTGCTATGTTCCAAATGCCTACCAGCAGCCCTATTACTATGGTACTAGTAGTAGCTTCCTACCTAAACCTACTCAACTTGTCACCAATGCTTATCTTTTTATGAAACTTTCAGGATATGGTGCGAGTGGTCAAGATTGGAGCGAGTTCACTGGCTACAACCCTAATCTTGAGGGTGTGGAAATGAGTACTGTAAGTCTGTACTGAATAGGTCCTTTCATTCTCTTTCACGTCTGCTCTTCTTAAAagctttgatattttttttattatcaggGAGTTTATGGAGAGAATGGATCCGTTGTGTATCCTGGATACGGGTATGCTGCGTATCCTTACTCCCCAGCAACTAGCCCTGCTCCACAGGTTGGCGGAGACGGGCAGTTGTACGGTGCTCAGCAGTACCAGTATCCTACCTTTTTCCCCACTGTACCTTTTGCTACTACCCCTGCCACCCAGGGAGATCTCTCTGCAAACAAAGCTGGTGGTGGTGTGAAGACTCTACCTGCAGAAAGCAAGAATGTTGGGTCTGCTGCTGGTGTTGGGGCAAAGGGAAGCAATGGACCTGCTCCAGGGAAACCGAATAGCCAGCAGACCGCCATTAACAATGCCTCGAGCAATTTCTATGGTAATGGTGGTCCTGGAAGTGGCTTTGCTACTGGTTATCAGGATCCTAGGTATAGCTATGATGCGTATTATGGTAATCTGTCGTCTTACGACGCCTCTAAGTATTCGGATGGGCAGAGAGCTGTTACTGGTGGTGGAGTTACATCCTCCTATTCGAAGGGGGCCAGTGTGCCTTCATCCAGGAATCAAAACTACCGCTCAAATTCCAGTTACACTGTATGGTTTCTttctaactctttttttttggtattaacgaatgtattttgttttattgacCTTCAATTTATGTTTCCTCTATGTGCAGGGTGTGCACCAGGCTGCAGCAATGGCAGGCTACGGTTCAACTCAGGGGTTGTACAACAGGATGTATCCAAACAAGTTATACAGCAACTATGGTAGCTCGGGGAGATCTGCTTATGGTTCTTCTGGGTATGATTCAAGAACAAACGGAAGAGGATGGGTAAACGCAACGGATAACAGATACAGAAGCTGGGGAAGGGGTAACGGTAACTTCTATGGAAATGAGAACAACGGAGATGGTTTGAATGAACTCAACAGGGGACCTAGAGCAAAGGGCACAAAGAACCAGAAGGGTGATTTAGAAGATAGTTTAGAGGTTAAGGAGCAGACTGGTGAATCGGATGTAACCGAGGCTGTGGAGGCGGAGAACACATGCATTGTTCCTGACAGAGAAGATTACAACAAAGAGGATTTCCCAGTGGATTACGAGAATGCTATGTTCTTTGTGATCAAGTCCTACAGTGAAGATGATGTGCACAAGAGCATCAAGTACAATGTTTGGGCTAGCACACCAAATGGAAACAAGAAGCTTGCTGCAGCGTACGAGGATGCTCAGAAGAAGCCTGGCGGCTGTCctatctttctctttttctcgGTGTGTATACAATCTCGAAATTAAATGCAGTGCTTTTTACACTTTGTTTGATAATACTGAGCTATATTAACCTTATTTTTGTTTGCCTTCCAGGTCAATGCAAGTGGACAATTTGTTGGGCTTGCTGAAATGACAGGACCAGTTGATTTCAATACGAACGTGGAGTACTGGCAGCAAGACAAGTGGACTGGCTCATTCCCTCTCAAGTGGCATATTGTCAAGGATGTTCCAAACAGTTTGCTGAAACATATCACCCTCGAGAACAACGAGAACAAGCCTGTCACCAACAGTAGAGATACACAAGAGGTAATAGAACTGTAAAGCTTTTGCATCTCTCTGAAGTTATGGccttgattttgtttattttctggTGTTGAAAGTTTCTTTCGTGGGATTGTTTTATAGGTCAAGCTGGAGCAAGGTTTGAAGATTGTGAAAATTTTCAAGGAGCATACTAGCAAGACTTGCATTTTGGATGACTTCTCCTTCTACGAGGTTAGGCAAAAGACGATCTTGGAGAAGAAAGCCAAGCAGCAGCAGACTCAGAAACAGGCAAGAACAAAATAACAATTCTGTAAAACTTTTGTAGTCATAGTTTTACAACTTTGAGTGTTTCCTCTAacatttaatgaattaaatcaaTAGGTAAGTGAGGAGAAGACTGCAATCGATGAGAAAAAGGAATCCTCAAATGCTGATAAGGAATCTCAAACTACCGGTGATGCCAAGGTTGATGAGAATGGGTCAGTTGCTAAACCAGTTGGTGTGGTTGCAAATGGTTGCTAGGTTAGTCCATGTAGCTCACGGCTTGAGCATTAGAGGCAACAAGAGAGCAGAAGATAACATTCCCGTTTACATTTTCTCTTGAGAACAAGGTAGTGCTGTGAGCTTTGAAGCATGGAGGGAAGGAGCTTTAGTACCTGAGATCCGTTTCTTTACCCTTTAGAAGTTCAAATCCatagttatttttttcaatcttTTCGTTTTCTCATTTTCCCCTCGTCTTcacaattttcagttttttttttcttttttcaattttctgtTGATCCTCCTACCCTGTAAAAATGCTTATAGGACCTAGAGAAAAGGACACAACAGCAGGGTGGGATTTGTTTTCATTTCTCTTGGATTTTAGGcagtttttttgttcttctgtttcttgtttTTGGTTCCGAAATTGACtctgttttgagtttttttatttgtctgaGACTTGGCCTTGGCCTCTTTTCACCTTTCTTGCTTTGGAAGTTAATTGAATCATTCCAGTTTAAAATTTGCAGTGTAAGAACATTTTTGTCTCCAAGGTACTAAAGTGAACTTTGAAACTAGACTAACTCATGaaacaatgattaaaactaCAGGATACCTAACAagggttttcaaaattattagtttGGATATCTAAAAATTTCTCGACAAAAAAAaggatatttaaaaattatgggAAACCTAACCTAAAGTATTTCAAATGCTTACATTTGAGTTAATTGAGTTGAGAACTTCAAAT
The Raphanus sativus cultivar WK10039 unplaced genomic scaffold, ASM80110v3 Scaffold0385, whole genome shotgun sequence genome window above contains:
- the LOC108812740 gene encoding YTH domain-containing protein ECT2, with the protein product MATVASSPADQSADMLQKLTLDSQPKGSEIPEPKKAAVYQYGGVDVHGQQVPSYDRSLTPLLPSDAADPSVCYVPNAYQQPYYYGYGASGQDWSEFTGYNPNLEGVEMSTGVYGENGSVVYPGYGYAAYPYSPATSPAPQVGGDGQLYGAQQYQYPTFFPTVPFATTPATQGDLSANKAGGGVKTLPAESKNVGSAAGVGAKGSNGPAPGKPNSQQTAINNASSNFYGNGGPGSGFATGYQDPRYSYDAYYGNLSSYDASKYSDGQRAVTGGGVTSSYSKGASVPSSRNQNYRSNSSYTGVHQAAAMAGYGSTQGLYNRMYPNKLYSNYGSSGRSAYGSSGYDSRTNGRGWVNATDNRYRSWGRGNGNFYGNENNGDGLNELNRGPRAKGTKNQKGDLEDSLEVKEQTGESDVTEAVEAENTCIVPDREDYNKEDFPVDYENAMFFVIKSYSEDDVHKSIKYNVWASTPNGNKKLAAAYEDAQKKPGGCPIFLFFSVNASGQFVGLAEMTGPVDFNTNVEYWQQDKWTGSFPLKWHIVKDVPNSLLKHITLENNENKPVTNSRDTQEVKLEQGLKIVKIFKEHTSKTCILDDFSFYEVRQKTILEKKAKQQQTQKQVSEEKTAIDEKKESSNADKESQTTGDAKVDENGSVAKPVGVVANGC